In the Verrucomicrobiota bacterium genome, one interval contains:
- a CDS encoding NAD(P)/FAD-dependent oxidoreductase has protein sequence MSVQRIVIVGGGAAGIFAAVTCAEAVPGREVVVLEKGPQFLSKVLISGGGRCNVTHACFDPRELAAFYPRGERALLGAFRTFQPTDTVQWFESRGVKLKTQDDGCMFPLSDSSQTIIDCMLGAARAAGVTLRNNCGVERVARRVGGGFEVYLSNHETLTCDRLLLTTGGCRTAAAGQLAVSLEHTLVPPVPSLFTFQIGVPWLYTLAGIVVEDVKISAPEVNLSERGILLITHEGLSGPAVLRLSAWGARTMHALNYQLRVHINWLPTLSPEAITAELLARRQTQGARLVVNAPLAPLQARLWEQLVLAAGVARNTPCAGLTRTAQHQLIQQLIRTELPVTGKSLNKEEFVTCGGVPLNEVNFKTMESRRCPGLFFGGELLDLDGLTGGYNLQAAWTTGWIAGKAMGAEE, from the coding sequence GGAAGTGGTGGTGCTTGAAAAGGGACCGCAATTCCTGTCCAAGGTGCTCATTTCGGGAGGGGGCCGGTGCAATGTGACACATGCGTGTTTTGACCCGCGCGAGCTAGCCGCGTTTTATCCGCGCGGCGAACGGGCGCTGCTGGGGGCGTTTCGCACCTTTCAGCCTACCGACACCGTGCAGTGGTTTGAATCCCGAGGAGTGAAGCTGAAGACCCAGGACGACGGCTGTATGTTTCCGCTCAGCGATTCCTCGCAAACCATTATTGATTGCATGTTGGGGGCGGCACGCGCGGCCGGGGTGACGTTGCGGAACAATTGCGGGGTGGAACGGGTTGCCCGTCGAGTCGGTGGCGGGTTTGAAGTCTATTTATCGAATCATGAAACCTTGACCTGTGATCGCCTGCTGCTGACCACCGGTGGCTGCCGCACGGCGGCGGCGGGACAACTGGCGGTTTCCCTGGAGCACACGCTGGTGCCGCCGGTGCCATCGCTGTTCACCTTTCAAATTGGCGTCCCCTGGCTGTACACCTTGGCGGGCATCGTCGTGGAGGACGTAAAAATCTCCGCACCAGAGGTGAACCTGAGCGAACGCGGCATCCTGCTCATCACCCACGAAGGGTTGAGCGGTCCGGCGGTGCTGCGCTTGTCCGCCTGGGGAGCACGCACCATGCACGCGCTGAACTACCAGTTGCGAGTACACATCAACTGGCTGCCGACGCTCAGTCCCGAGGCGATCACGGCGGAATTGCTCGCCCGCCGGCAAACCCAAGGCGCACGGCTGGTGGTGAATGCGCCGCTTGCGCCACTGCAAGCGCGGTTATGGGAACAGCTCGTCCTGGCCGCCGGGGTGGCGCGGAACACTCCCTGTGCCGGCCTGACGCGTACCGCGCAACATCAATTGATCCAGCAATTAATCCGCACGGAACTGCCGGTCACGGGAAAAAGCCTGAACAAAGAGGAGTTTGTCACCTGCGGCGGAGTTCCGCTGAACGAGGTGAACTTCAAGACCATGGAAAGCCGTCGGTGTCCGGGACTGTTTTTCGGCGGCGAGTTGCTGGATTTGGATGGCCTCACCGGAGGGTACAACCTGCAAGCCGCCTGGACTACAGGTTGGATTGCCGGAAAAGCGATGGGGGCTGAGGAGTAA
- a CDS encoding tetratricopeptide repeat protein, with translation MNRRSLGIILSILGVVALPAMVFGQADAFTHFTRARALQENGNLDRARTEYNRAIERKPNFTEAYNNRGIIQLTQKEAAGALADFTRAIELDPKCILAFYNRGISRLRTGNLAGAITDLTRALELDPKDASASIARGIARFAKEDLSGAITDYSRAIELTNKDGQAYLLRGYARQAQKDWEGALADYTRALELEPDNANACFLRGRVKQAKGDTNGAQADYAQAHELEPMLAQNFNDSGLAKAAKQDWDGALVDYNFALELNPKYTFVYNNRGIAKKEKGDGEGALADYARAIALDPNYGFPHNNSGVVRESRGDFDGAIADFNRALELNPKYVLALRNRGNARRGKGDLDGAIADYNYALTLDKQCTPAYFGRASAYYMQQAWTNALNDLNRFCELNPADQDYEHFFIWIIRTRLNQQPAADRELQAYMELRPKNESNPWPEKITAFLLGKLSDTEFLAATSAPNRQMQTERTCEAWFYLGIKRLFAGDKPKAAESFRKCLATEVKSFSEYQFSQTELKALGQ, from the coding sequence ATGAACCGACGCAGCCTCGGCATTATCCTGAGTATTCTGGGTGTGGTGGCCCTGCCAGCAATGGTCTTTGGCCAAGCCGATGCCTTCACGCATTTTACCCGTGCCCGCGCTCTCCAGGAGAATGGGAACCTGGATCGAGCCCGCACCGAGTACAACCGGGCGATTGAACGCAAGCCGAACTTTACCGAAGCCTACAACAACCGGGGCATCATCCAATTAACCCAAAAGGAAGCCGCGGGTGCCTTGGCGGACTTTACCCGGGCCATCGAGCTTGATCCCAAATGTATTCTGGCGTTTTATAATCGTGGCATCTCCAGGCTGCGCACGGGTAATCTGGCGGGTGCTATTACTGATCTCACTCGCGCACTGGAGCTGGATCCGAAGGATGCCAGTGCCAGCATTGCCCGTGGCATCGCCCGGTTTGCCAAGGAGGATCTGTCCGGGGCAATCACCGATTATTCCCGCGCCATCGAACTCACCAACAAGGACGGCCAGGCCTACCTGCTGCGCGGTTATGCCCGGCAAGCGCAAAAGGATTGGGAGGGAGCCCTGGCGGATTATACACGTGCATTGGAGCTTGAGCCTGATAATGCCAACGCCTGCTTTCTGCGCGGACGCGTGAAGCAAGCCAAGGGGGACACGAACGGAGCGCAGGCCGATTATGCGCAGGCACATGAACTTGAACCGATGTTGGCGCAGAACTTTAACGATTCCGGCCTCGCCAAAGCCGCCAAACAGGATTGGGACGGGGCGCTGGTGGATTACAATTTTGCGTTGGAGTTGAATCCGAAATACACCTTTGTGTATAATAATCGCGGCATTGCGAAGAAGGAGAAAGGCGATGGCGAGGGGGCGTTGGCGGATTACGCGCGGGCCATTGCCTTGGACCCGAATTATGGGTTTCCCCACAATAACAGCGGGGTGGTCCGGGAAAGCCGGGGTGATTTCGACGGGGCGATTGCCGACTTTAACCGGGCGCTGGAGCTTAACCCAAAATATGTCCTGGCGCTGCGCAATCGCGGAAACGCCAGGCGTGGCAAGGGGGACTTGGACGGCGCGATCGCGGATTATAATTACGCGCTGACGCTCGACAAACAGTGTACGCCTGCCTACTTCGGGCGGGCCAGCGCCTACTATATGCAGCAAGCCTGGACCAATGCGCTCAACGACTTGAACCGGTTTTGCGAACTCAATCCCGCCGACCAGGACTACGAGCATTTCTTCATCTGGATCATTCGCACGCGCTTGAACCAGCAGCCGGCTGCCGACCGGGAATTGCAGGCTTATATGGAGCTGCGCCCAAAAAATGAAAGCAATCCATGGCCCGAGAAAATCACCGCGTTTCTGCTTGGCAAGCTCAGCGATACTGAATTCCTGGCCGCCACCTCCGCGCCCAACCGTCAGATGCAAACCGAACGCACCTGCGAAGCCTGGTTTTACCTTGGCATCAAGCGCCTGTTTGCCGGCGATAAGCCAAAGGCCGCGGAGAGTTTCCGGAAATGCCTGGCCACGGAGGTCAAGAGCTTCAGCGAATATCAGTTTTCCCAAACTGAGTTGAAGGCGTTAGGGCAGTAA